AAATAGGACAAAACCTTTTAGGTTTCTCCCACAATCCCACAGACTTTTTATACCAGGAAATATATATTGAAGTGAACTCAGTGTTTTTGAAATCACTGGTAAATGCAATGATTCATTGAGAAGGAAACATGCTTTAGATTGTCAACACATTTAGAGCTTCAAACACACTTTACCTCATTATATGCATGATCTGGTTTTTGATTGCCAGTGATTTCTACAGTCTCTGACAATGCCAAGAGTAAgacaagctgacaaggtacaaatctgtcgttctgcccctgaacaggcagttaacccactgttcctaggccgtcattgaaaataagaatttgttcttaactgacttgcctagttaaataaaggtaaaataaaaaaaataaaaaagaccaGAATAATTTGTTTACAGTGCTGTCACTCAGCATAAACATGCAAATATATTTGTATTGATGGTGCTAAAGTAATAACTTATCATGTGTATCAAACAGCAACACCGTGTGTCTGCTTGTCGCTGTCTTGTTTGGCTAGCTAGGCAACAATGCCTTGCCTTGACTAAAGAAACACACTGGCTAAAGCATAGGACTACTACCAGATCTTTTTGGTATGCCTGACTAGTCACTCCTGCAGCATCTGTGTACATTGCTGTTTCCCTCACTCACTGTCCAGTTTCATATTTATGATCTGTGGAAGACATTTATCATGCTTTTGAGATGAAGTTAAGATTTCCATGTGAGGCATTTCTAAATCGACTTTTATTAAGTGTTTCTCATTCTGCTGGAGTTGACCTAGTATTTTATATCAAACCTGTTTCTCCATTTGTAACTCACCCATCAAAAAGCACAATATGCCTTTTTAAATGATTTGTTCTGGTCTAATTCCTCAAATGGAAAAGCAGAAAAATCTGTGCGCTCCCGGATAGTAGTTCATATGGTGCTCTTCGATGTACCATGTTTGTGGCATTGATGAATAAATAATTTTACTTCAAGTTAGGTGTTTTCtatactacatggccaaaagtatgtgggtatatgcttgttgaacatctcattccaaaatcatgggcattaatatggagttggtgccATAACAGaccccactcttctgggaaggctttccactagatgttggaacatttctatggggacttccattcagccacaagagcattagtgatgtcgagcactgatgttggacgattaggcctggctcgcagtcgtagatccaattcatcccaaaggtgttcgctggggttgaggtcagggctctgtgcaggtcagtcaagttcttccacactgacaaaccatttctgtatggacctcgctttggcaagggggcattgtcatgctgaaacaggaaagggccttccccaaactgttgccacaaagttggaagcatagaatcgtctagaatataattgtatgctgtagcgttaagatttcccttcactggatctaaggggcctagcccaaaccatgaaaaacagcccctgaccattattcctcctccaccaaactgtacagatggcactatgcattgggggcaggtagcattctcctggcatctgccaaacccagatttgggTTTTCAGGAAGCTCCTGGCGAACGGTTattatgctgacgttgcttccagaggcagtttggaactcggtagttagtgttgcaaccgaggacagacaatttttaagcGCTTCAGCGGCCCCGTTAtttgagtttgtgtggcctaccattttgcggctgagtcgttgttgctcctagacatttccacctcacaataactgcacttacagttgaccgggtcaCCTCTAGCAGGgccgaaatttgacgaactgacttgttggaaaggtggcatacaatgacggtgccatgttgaaagtcactgagctcttcagtaaggccattctactgccaatgtttgtctatggagactgcatggctgtgtggtcgattgtatacacctgtcagcaatgggtgtggctgaaatagctgaatccacaaatttgaagggatgtccacatacttttgtatatatagtgtaggaaACTAGCTTCTTTGCAAAAAACTAGTCTAGTATTCATAGTGCATTGTAAATATCTGACTGCCACAAGAATAGCATTCTGTACAAGTCAGGACCAAATGGATATATAAGGCAACAAAtattagttaaataaaatatggaACAGTAAATGAAAATATTCAACATATATCTTTCGTTTTGGATCAAGGTAGCTAGctaggtgtcagctagagatacgTGCAGGAACTTgtagggatttgtagtcttgcatgatatctactttgatgctaattagcattttacaATCTGAGTgtaaatagagccgaatatattgataaaagtcaccttgccGGGAGAGATGTAAATGGTTATCAAAACACCACACCAGGGCAAGCCTACATGAAACAGATATTGTTTTAAGTGGTTCTAAAATTCCCAATGGGAAACATTTAATGGTGAAAAAACGATTGTAACCATTTCCGTGTTTGACCGTTACACGGAACTCAAACCGGCtgtgcgcgtgcgccatcgtgcataaatgtattttgtccccctacaccaaacgcgatcacgacacgcaggttaaaatatcaaaacaaactctgaaccaatgacattaaatggggacaggtcaaaaagcattaaacatgtatggcaatttagctagttagcttccacttgctagctaatttgtcctatttagctagcttgctgttgctagctaatttgtcctgggatataaatattgagttgttattttacctgaaatgcaaaaGCGACACAAAATTATTTTAGAAATCcaagttattcaattattgcgcgccaacgagcgtctgcgatgccaagggctaaaatagaactcctttctatttctgacgctgATCACGATGAAAGTCCTACCTCTCccatctcattggtttatagaagcaggtacccacgtgtcatctcctcattggttatacccacgtgggtgattgaaagatgaactgtgtTGCCGGTGGTCGTGGTAATactattgtaatgaaacagcagggagcaggtctcgaaccctcgaccttctagcccgaagtccggcgcgctatcgactgtgccgcaaaagcatgctcgtgcggcagagtcaATTTCctcgcttataaacccagggtcgttactctactccctcctttcaaagagtgcgtcctcgcgctagcttgcgactctacgtcttacaggaacgcgctcaccggccaagcacacgcactgtcgtggatgcaaggtccaatcacttctgacaccaatgtaatgaaacagcagggggcAGGTCTCAAACCcttgaccttctagcccgaagtccggcgcgctatcgactgtgccgcaaaagcggAAGAGTTGATTTCCgggcttataaacccagggtctttactctactccctcctttcaaagagcgcgtcctcgcgctagcttgcgactctacgtcttacaggaacgcgctcaccggccaagcacacgcactgtcgtggatgcaaagtccgatcacttctgacaccaatgtaatgaaacagcagggagcaggtctcgaaccctccaccttctagcccgaggtccggcgcgctatcgactgtgccgcaaaagcatgctcctgTGGCAGTCGATTTccacgcttataaacccagggtcattACACTATGATAGTTTAGATGCGgatggattaattgtcggagtagaggaccttgtgcatttcaggtaaaataacaactcaatgtttatatcccaggacaaattaggtagcaacagcaagctagctaaataggacaaattagctagcaagtgcaagctaactagctaaattgcaatacatgtttaatgcttttcgacctgtccccaattttaatgtcattggttcagagtttgttttgatattttaacctggaggccgtgatcgcgtttggtgtagggggacaaaatacatttatgcacgatggcgcacgcgcgcagccggtttgggttccgtagGTTTTATGGATTTTATGACACGTccaccacagatagaacaacgagacagatatttcaccggatgtataaatgtgaagcatccggttgggtTCCACTCACGACCAAATATGGTCATGAGAGGAAGCCCGGTGGCCAGCAGAGGGAATAAATGGAGCGAGATGGATTTTGTCCGgcattctgcacattttctcattGATGAAACATTTCATTTCCACACAGTTTTCTGTTTTCGAAACTATAATTTGTGCGAAACTATAAAAGAGTGGACTGCGTttagtagactttaccctttgccaaagtttcaAAAAAGTGCGTTGTTTAGGAGCGCAAGGGCGAATTGAGATATTGCACACGCGTACTTCACAAAGTAGTCGTTCATTACGGAAATATCCAAATAAATGCTGGAACACGTCAATAGGATTTCACTGGAATGTGCTTGGCTCTACTAACTATGATTTGACTTGGTAACATTGGAAAGACAGGCTCTGGTTTATGTTGGGTTAGTTATAAAGCTATTTTTGTCCACTATGGGGCTCTATTCTAGGGTTTTCCAAACACGGTCCTGCCACCTGAAATTTCGGGAAGATTGCCCATTATTTCGTTTTTCTATAGACACAGAAAACGGAGGCagtgggagaacctattcaagtaagtagATATATTCTGAAAGTGATCTAAAGCGATGTATTATTCGCTAGCTTTCTACAAAAACGTGTGTTGAGGAtaactcaaatgagctgctaacGTAATGTTAACTAactttatatactgtatagttATCTACGGGAGTTTAAATATCACCCGTTTGCTAACTTCATATTAACTAGTTAGCTACAAACGCATCAAGATAGCTAACAGCCATGGAAGAGGGTGAAAGGATTAGCTAGCACTTCCAGCTgtcagagaagggagaggaggctACTCTGGATAGGACCGGTACCTTTTGTGGGAGGACATAATGAAACTATTCTCCAGTTACAGTACCAAGCGAGAAACTGAGGACATATAGCAACATAATATTCAGGGCTGTCTAACTTGAGTATAATGCAGCCTGTTTTAGCTTTCTGTTCTCAGATACAGAGAGTCGTCAAAtcctgtctgcagatgaagagaTCCCAATGAATGTTATAAGAGTAAGGGTACATCCTTGTATGCCAAGGATTGTgtaccaacaattgtttaaaagTCGTAAAAAGTTTATACATTGCAACTGGAGCAGGTCAACCCTGCTGGGTATACACACTTCTGTTCCACcacacacacctgattcaatgTATCAAACCTAATTAGTTAATAAAGTGTGCTATTGTTGGGCTGAAACAGAAGTCTACTCACCCACTAGATCAGAGGGAGGTTGGCTGCCACTGGTATTGACTTTTTTTTTTCACATGAAATTGTTTTAGTAATAGCCTACTTGTTACTAATATGTCTAACCTTTTACATAAGTTAGCTTAGTTGTACACTTTGAAATATGAAAATGTTGATTCCCTTTCTTTTTTAACAATTAAAACCAGTTTAAACACTTAACTATTATTCAAGATGACTAGTGTTGATGATAGATCACAATCCTAGAATAAAGATGGGAAGGGAATCTGTCTCTAATTTGTCTGTATTCTCAAATGAACTTGTTGAACATGAACAACACTTGTTTTTCTTCACTCGTAAGATCTCCACtttagttttatttgtcacaattGTTTTCACAGGATATCAGCCATGTGAACCCATTTTGCAGCTGATAATGGCATGCAACGCCAATGCAGCCATAGGATTACAGCAGTGGTTCTTAACTCCAGTCCTTCAGTACCCCCAACGGCACACTTTTGTTGTAGCCCCGGACAAACAtgcctgatgattagttgacaagttgaatccgGTGTGTTTCTCTGGGGCTGCAATTGTGATAATGCCTAAGATATTTTAGgtcccggggtaggccgtcattgtaaaattagaatttgttcttaactggcttgcttagttagttaaataaaacactatcACAATTTGtctatgctaaatgtgtttaaatTGTAAAGACAAGGTGAAGGTGCTCTACTCACACCACACAACAGAATCATTTAGATTAACCACGGCATATTACAACAATATTGTATAATTGAGCGATGTCTCCTTTCATATTTGGAAAAGGACAAAGTAGTTTAAGTAGaaactgatgctgctgcagcattgtcATCTTCAGTGGGAATGCAGTTGATGTGGGTGTCTTTATAGGTCAGCTGGTGAACCTACAGTAGTACATAAATGAAAAAAACACCTGATGTTAGAATATCACTTCATGTCATCTAGACCATCAGGGTTCTTGTTGTGTTTAATTAATTCAGGTGTTTTAGTGTCATAAAGATGACATTGTTCGGCTGGAACAACCACTCAACACAGCAGGTTGTCTTATCACATTGAGGCCTTTGTCCAATGCTGTAATTATCATTGGGTTATTTTATGACTATGACAATCACtggagttttttttgtttttgtgtgcAATAGTGACCTCCAGGCTCCTCTTCATGTCCATTgctagaagggatccagcttttgtTAAATTAATATTTGACATTTCATAGCAGATTAGGATAATTTAGGCTGCAGGTTGggaaaagggttagctaaaatgcaaaacAACTattttgggacaatttgaccaaAGCTGGATCCCTTTTAGCCAGTACCCCTTCTTCATAGGCCTGGATTACATGGTTGCGTTCAAGACGATGTCGTTTTTATTGGTCTGTTGTCAGTAGAGTAAACCTAGGCTACCATCGTATAAAAAAAGTGCTACTTTCTCCAGTCagtgtagaattgcatgacatGTTTATCAAAGGCCACATCTTCCAGTACAAAGGAAACGTCTCTAAACCTATGCCACTACGCGCTTGTTAATAGCCTAAAAAGGATCACTATCCAATCTACTCATCACAAATGCGATGATCGAGGCATACAGTCCTTTgttaaaggtgcatttttagctTCCCCAAAATGTTACTCACGTGATACATGCTAATTGCTAGACTACAAGCTATCTAGCTAATTTTAGATAATTTAGTGTAAACACCTAGTTAGCATAACAGCTCAACTAAATTCGAAATCAATCAAACTTGATTTGCCAGTGATAATGATCGTAGTAGATCAGTTACTGAGAGCTGTTTGGGTTCAGGTCTTGAACCCAGATATACCGTGTTGATGAATCAAATCATTTTAGGCACTGTTATCATACAGTTTGAGGTAGCCACTCGGCTATTATTGTCAGAATTAATGCGGTGTTCTAACATGGCCGCCAGGAGGCGTCGTATTAAGCTCGGTAATTTAGTATGATCTCTATGCCTTTGTGGCTTTGTTTTAGTCTGCTAAACAGCCAGTTAGAAGCAGGTCATGActagaagggatccagcttttgtaaatggaacgtttttttattttatttaactaggcaagtcagttaagatcaaattcttatttacaatgacggcctacaccggccaaaccccggacgacgctgggccaattgtgcgccgccctatgggactcccaatcacggccggttgtgatacacccTGGATTCGAACCACTGTCTGCAGTGACGCATctagcactgggatgcagtgccttagaccgctacgccactcgggagcccaacgtCAGGTAGGACTTTTCGTATCAGGCAGCAAGCTAATATCaaatacagtacagtgaaggatATGTATAAGTTACCCCTTCTGTAGGTGGTAGAGTATGGTTTAAGAACTGATAAATTTGTTTACAACGGTTTCCACCGAAACCAACGACTCGTGGGAACCGCAAAGCATGATGGGTTGAAATAAAATGCAATGAGAAACACCAGCGAAAGCTGCGAGAGATTGACCAATAACTACACCGAATGCATAACGGCTTAGCCAATAGGAGATAGGTGCGATCGGGTCCAGTCAGTTACACACCCACATTACTTTCTGTCAACCACTACTTAGCGGGAGTTGTAGCTGTTAAGCCAGGCGTCCATACAGCGGAGACAACCGGCGTTGGATTAATTAGGTAAAAATGAGCTTGGCTATTATGAGATGTTGATCGTTATCATTTGCTGGTCTATTATTAATTTGCCATCTGAATTGATAAGTAACGTTACAGTTGAAACCGTTATTTGCTTCTGAGTGGCACACGATGGTAATTGACGTTGATTCACctgcaagctagctaacgtttagATTGTCAGACAGTTATCATTAACTTCCATTTTGACTTCTAACGTTCGCTAATATCGTGACATAATGACTTGTTAGAGAAGTAAGTTAGCACCTAAAGGAAAACAATGCTGTTTGCTCAATGTTAACGTTAGCTAATTTTAACTCTTGACTCATTTGGGAAaatggtgttagctagctactgtataaCTTGGCTGTCTTGTTTTGTCTGTAACAATCTTGACAACTAACGTTAACTAGGTAGCAAAggttcccaccccaccccaccccaccggGTGATCATGTGAAAAATGTCGTTAACATTCTTTGGAGAAAATAATTCCAGCTAGCAATTAACTTTAGAAGCGTATCCATAGAAACTGCGCAGTAGCGGTGATGGAAATTGTTATGCAACGTTGATAAAATAATAGTTCCCAGGGATGCCATGTGCCTGTTATGTAACTTTTATTTACATGGCAGCAGGCCAAGTGGTGCTTTGTGTGTTAAGCTCTGATCTGAAGATGCAGTTTTAGCTACTAGTGGATGAGTCTTAACACGCCAAGCGCTTTATAGAAGAAGTGAGTACCGTTAAATGCTGGGTGAGCCCAGGTTAATCCTCCCATGCCATTAATACCGTGATGTGTTTTGGTCTCCTAGGGCAACCATGTCTGACAGAAAAGCAGTCATAAAAAATGCGGACATGTCGGAGGAGATGCAGCAGGACGCAGTGGAGTGCGCCACGCAGGCACTGGAGAAGTACAACATCGAGAAAGACATCGCTGCATACATCAAGAAGGTACCCAGATGACAGTTCAATGACTATCTGGTCAATGGAAGTCACTGAACTTCACTAACAGCGTTGTGCGGAGACCAGGCTTTGTGGAATCTAGCCCCTAATACATCGATTCGCCCAAGGTCAAtacttaaaaataaataataatgcaAGCCGTCTACCTGTTTGGCCTATGTAGTTGCGTGCCTTTGTTTGCTGTCTTTTTCAATTAATACCAATCAAATACCACCAGACTGTTTCCTTGTTGAGATATCAATTGGCGCATTTGCACTGAGTTGCTAGCTTATAGCAACAGCATGAGCAAACGGTTGTATTTGATTAACATTTATTGAAAAAGTATGGATTTCAGCTAACAAAATAATGAAACTAAAGGACAAACTTAAGTACACGTGGCCATTTACGTTAAGTATTGACCTTGGGCGAATCGACAGTGGGAGTTAGATTCCACAAAGTCTGGGTGAAGTTCATTAAACTTTCTTCACTGTAGAGTTTAGTCCGCTAAGTCTGTGCCTGAATGACTGCCTATTCCTCATGCAGAACAGTCCTTGTGGCTCTTGCCAAAAGTTACACTCGGGGCTGCAGGGAATTGATTGGATGTTGCAACGTGTGTTTGATGCTCAAAGGATCCGTTTAATTGCGTACACGGGTAAAGGGATGTTATCCCAGGTTTTGGTATGAAATTGAGTTAAAATAGTCACACCTTCATACTAAATGTTAGCTGCCTAACTTACTGTTACTGGTTTACTATAAATCAAGGGCAAACTATATGAAATTATTTACTAGGTACAGTTACAGCTCtcgagtggcgtagcggtctaaggcactgcatctcagtggaagAGGCATCACTtgagttccttggcatccacatcaccaacaaactaacatccagggcctctatactaggcggtgtccgaggaaggccctaaaaattgtcagactctagccacactagtcatagactgttctctttgctaccgcacggcaagcgataccggagcgccaagtctaagtcCGAAAGAcctcttaacagcttctacccccaagccataagactcctgaacatgctGCTGCTACGCTCtctttatctatgcatagtcactttaactctgcctacatgtacatattaccttgactaaccggtgccccctgtatatagcctcgctattgttattttactgctgctctttaattattgagttttttttttttacataacacttattttcttaactgcattgttaagggcttgtaaggtcTATATACCTGTTGTatctgcatgtgacaaataaaatttgatttgatggatgccaggttgcagttgtaaatgagaacttgtcttcaactagcctacctggttaaaggtgaaataaaaaaaattatcttggcaaatgagaaatgctctctaacaggtattgtaaataaacatttgaGATGCACTTTATGTGGAACATTTctaagatcttttatttcagctaatgaaacatgggaccaacactaatTTTGTTCAGTAGCTCACTTAATGGTTTCCTCAATGAATGCTGTGTCTGATTCATCACTGCATTCCTCTCTGCCCCTCCCAGGAGTTTGACAAGAAGTACAACCCCACCTGGCATTGCATCGTAGGGAGGAACTTTGGCAGCTACGTGACCCATGAGACCAAGCATTTCATCTACTTCTACTTGGGCCAGGTGGCCATCCTGCTTTTCAAATCTGGCTAAGCGGCCAGCGGCCCCAGCCCCTTCAACACCAACTGACCATTAAATACTGACTCGACAAAGGCTCTATCATCCTGGTCAATGGGGACTGCCTTTTTCTGTGCTGCTTTGTTTATGAAAGAAAAAATACATGGCCATGTGAGATTAAAcacttgtatttatttttgttttctaCTACAGTAGATTTGATGTCAccggtttttatttttattaaagcGATATTGTTTGGCTCTCTGGGTTTATCTTTTGGAGTACTTTATTTTAGCTACTTATGTTCACTCCTTTTTATTTGTGCTTTCAAGCTTGTCACAAAGTGGATTGTCCAAATTGATAGAATGACAGATTATGTAAGAGGCCATTTTATTTATGATAACCAGAAACTACATGCGGTGGCTGACAATATTCTCACCTCACTCACTTAACCATAAATTACACTCAGGTAAATGTCAAAGATCACATGAGGTAAAGGGCTCTTTGCCAAAATCTTCCATCAAATCGTGTTCATACATCTGCCACTGGTTTCCAAGTACAGCAATTGTACGGGTTAGATGGCTACAGCAGCGAGAAAGGATTACTTTCTAatttgtttatttaacctttaaccaggcaagtcaacacattcttattcacaatgacggtctaggaaaaGTGAGTTAACTgtttgtttaggggcagaacgacaagaTTTTTACCTGTCAGCTCAGATTCATTTTAGCAACCTTAAGGTTACTTCTAGTCAAACCagggaatatacactgctcaaaaaaataaagggaacactaaaataacacatcctagatctgaatgaaatattcttattaaatacttttttctttgcatagttgaatgtgctgacaacaaaatcacacaaattatcaatggaagtcaaatttatcaacccatggaggtctggatttggagtcacactcaaaattaaagtggaaaaccacactacaggctgatccaactttgatcaAATGTCCATAAAACAAGTcgaaatgaggctcagtagtgtgtgtggcctccctacaacgcctgggcatgctcctgatgaagtggcggatggtctcctgaaggatctcctcccagacctggactaaagcatccgccaactcctggacagtctggtgcaacgtggcgttggtggatggagcgagacatgatgtcccagatgtgctcaattggattcaggtctggggaacgggcgggctagtccatagcatcaatgccttcctcttgcaggaactgctgacacactccagccacatgatgtctagcattgtcttgcattaggaggaacccagggccaaccgcaccagcatatggtctcacaaggggtctgaggatctcatctcggtacctaatggcagttaggctacctctggcgagcacatggagggctgtgcggccccccaaagaaatgccaccccacaccatgactgacccaccgccgaACCGgttatgctggaggatgttgtaggcagcagaacgttctccacggcgtctccagactctgtcacgtctgtcacatgtgcttagtgtgaacctgctttcatctgtgatgagcacagggtgccagtggcgaatttgccaatcttggggttctctggcaaatgccaaacgtcctgcacggtgttgggctgtaagcacaacccccacctgtggacatcgggccctcataccaccctcatggagtctgtttctgaccgtttgagcagacacatgcacatttgtggcctgctggaggtcattttgcagggctctggcattgctcctcctgctcctccttgcacaaaggcggatgtagcggtcctgctgctgggttgttgccctccacgtctcctggtagcgcctccatgctctggacactacgctgacagacacagcaaaccttcttgccacagctcgcattgatgtgccatcctggataagctgcactacctgagccacttgtgtgggttgtagactccgtctcatgctaccactagagtgaaagcaccgccagcattcaaaagtgactaaaacatcagccaggaagcataggaactgagaagttgtctgtggtcaccacctgcagaaccactcctttattgggggtgtcttgctaattgccacctgttgtctattccatttgcacaacaacgtgaaatttattgtcaatcagtgttgcttcgtAAGTGGACATTTTgacttcacagaagtgtgattgacttggagttacattgtgttgtttaagtgttccctttatttttttgagcagtgtatattttaccCATACCGACGCAACATTTATCTTCCTATAGCAGTAGTTTAACTTGGGCCAGGCCATAGAATGGGATTTATAGGATCCCTGATCCAGACCTAAAAATAATTCAGACCGTCGGGGCTACTCGCGCCTCGTTAACCATTTTGTTTACAGCAGTTACGTGCCTTCACCGGCAACTCAGTATATCCTCCATTTGGGGCACCGAAAAGCATGCAAAATGTATAGCAAAGAATGACACCGCTTGCATGTAGTCATCACGACGTATTTGAAGAGCATTGTCAAAGCGTCTATAGGAAGTTTATTTAGAAACCTAATACTCCACAAATTGAATGTACAGTAATTCGAATAAACATTTATCCAGGGCATGTGTGCTAGGGCACAATACACTGCACCCACATCTCATGGGGTGCTACCAATGATATGTTAATTTAGAGCAGTCTGCCACAAGAGCTAGTTCTAGCAGTGAACATGTGGGTAGCCAATGCAGCCAGCGACTGTCCACCAGTTTCCAGACCTCGTGTGGCCCAAGTTAAACTACAGCTGTCCTTTATGGAAAGAGTTGCAACCGTGTCAAAATAGCATGTACCTGTCCCAGCATCCGTGTATGGGAGGTTAATGTATGTAGTCAAACCGTTCAATCATTAATACTTTAGTGCCAATTGACTAAAAGCTTTTCAATCTA
This window of the Salvelinus fontinalis isolate EN_2023a chromosome 28, ASM2944872v1, whole genome shotgun sequence genome carries:
- the LOC129826486 gene encoding dynein light chain 1, cytoplasmic gives rise to the protein MSDRKAVIKNADMSEEMQQDAVECATQALEKYNIEKDIAAYIKKEFDKKYNPTWHCIVGRNFGSYVTHETKHFIYFYLGQVAILLFKSG